The following DNA comes from Streptococcus pasteurianus.
AAAAAATAAAAGAGAATGGACCTAAACTACATGATTACCTACAAGAAATGAACGCAAAAACATTTGGGAACTCTGATTTATTGACCGTAGGGGAATGTTGGGGGGCAACCCCTGAGATAGCTACATTGTATTCAGCTCCTGAACGCAAGGAGTTAAGTATGATTTTTCAATTTGAACAGATAAATCTTGATAAAATAGCTGGAAAACAAAGATGGGATTTAAAACCACTATATCTTCCTGATTTAAAACGAGTATTTTCAAAATGGCAAACTGAAATGGAAGGAAAAGGATGGAATAGTTTATTTTGGAGTAATCATGACTTACCTAGGATTGTTTCAAGATGGGGAAATGCAGGAAAGTATCGCATAGAGTCAGCTAAAATGCTTGCAACTCTTCTACACGGAATGAAGGGAACACCTTATATTTTTCAAGGTGAAGAGCTGGGAATGACAAATGCTGATTTTAATAGTATAGCTGATTTTAAAGACATTGAGAGTCGTCATATGGCAAAATTACGTTTAGAAAAAGGAGAACCAAAAGAAATAGTGCTTGCTGCACTTAAAAAGAAAGCGAGAGATAATGCTAGGACTCCTATGCAATGGGATGACAGCTATGCCGCTGGTTTTACCAGCGGGACGCCTTGGTTACCTGTAAATAAAAATTACATAACAATTAACGCGAAACAGTCATTAGATGATAAACAATCAATCTTTTATTATTATCAGAGTCTTATTAAACTCCGAAAAACAGAAGAAACCCTAGTGCATGGAATCTATGAGTTGCTATTACCAAATGATGAAAACATCTATGCTTATACAAGAAGTTTAGGTACAGAAAAGTTATTAATTATTTGTAATTTTTATGAGACTGAACAATCTTTTTCATATAACGCTTCTGCTGAGATTATCTTATCAAATTATAACAAAAATGGAATTATAAACCTAAAGCAGCTTGTGTTAGCACCATACGAATCGTTTATTTTAAGATTACCTAATAATTAGTTGAAAAGTGATTTTAGCGATATCTTGACTAATTTACAAGAAAAATACCATTTTGAAAGGAGACATTCTATATAAAAAGTCAAGAGAAAATTCTAAACAATAAAAAACACCCTCACTGCGATAAACTTGAATGCAAGTTACTCAATCGTCTGGAGAATGCACTTGTTATTTTACTATTTTTCGTCTAAAAGCTCAATTTTAGACACGCAAAAAATCTTGCCCTTGAGCAAGTTTTAAAAAGTATTTGTGGCTTCTGTATTTTTATCTTAGTTTAGCTTCGTCAAAGGTTTGATTGGTTTTGAGCAGATGGTAAATAATACGAGTCAATTTTTTGGCGACATGTGTTACGGCTACGTTGTAGTGCTTTCCTTGACTGATTTTTAGTCTTAAATAGGCTTTAAAATGCGGAGAATAAATCGAGATGAGCTTAGCAGCTTGTATTAGGGCATACCTCAGATAAGAAGAACCTCGTTTAACCATGTGACCTGCATTATCCATCTGTCCTGATTGGTAAATGGCAGGGTCTAACCCTGCGAAGGCTTGGAGCTGATTTGGATTTTTGAAGTTATGAATAGTCTTAATTTCAGCTAGAATAATAGCACCAAGACGACTTCCAATTCCTGTAATAGATGTGATAGGAGAGTTCAAGTTATTCATCAGGAGATTAATTTCCTCTTGAGTTTGATTAATCTGTTTATCATAGTGTTTGATACTTTCAATTAATTGCACTAATTCCAAGGATAAGGCAGGTGAAGCATTACCAATCGTCTGTTTGGCTGTTTCTTGTATCTGATGCGCTTTATCAGCGGTTAGCCGTTTGATTTTAAGTAACGATGAGAATATAGCACGAGCTATCTTTTGGGCAGAAGGGTACTTAGTCAATAACTCATAGACAAAATGACCATGAAGATTACTAACAACTCTATGGAGTTCAGGGAAGATAATGTCAAGCAATCTGATATATAAGTTCTTGCATCTAGACCGTGACTGGATTAAGCGATTTTGATAACGTGTCAGCTCTTTTAACTCGTCCATTACTTTATCTACTTTATCTGTTTGATAGTATTCAGGAGTGACATCAGACCGTAGCTTACGAGCAATTAAAAGAGCGTCCTTACTGTCTGTTTTCGTTTTTCGTAGAGATTGAGAGTTGGCAAATTGTTTGATAATAAAAGGGTTGTAAGCAAACACGTTGTAACCTAATTCTCTTAAAAAAGCGACAATATTGTAGTTATAGTGTCCTGTACTTTCAAGTGCTATTTGGACATCTTGCGTTATAGAAGATAATTGCTCAAGTTTTAATCTAAGGTCTTTAAAACCTTGATACGAATTGGTGAATCTGAAGTTAGTGATTACTATTTCTCCAGTTTCATCAATACAAGCTAAATCATGTTTGTTTTTGGCGATGTCAATACCAACATAGAGCATAAGTTTCTGATTCCTTTCAAAGTAATTAGCGACTGTTGTTCGTTCCACGCACTCTTTGCCTTGTATTCTTACACGAGATAAAACGTCCAAGCGTTATCATTCTCATTACCAATGAAACAAAGAGCTGTGGTTAGAGTCTCCTTTAAATCGTCTAAGCGATTGAATGATGTTACTAATCCACAGCGCTGAACTAAGTATAAAACAAATCTAAAAAATAATTAAAGAAAGGGTTTATACTAGCGGGAGCTACCCGCTAATATAAATATAAGAATGTATGAAAATTGAGTATAGAGACGATGATGCTACATTTATTCTAGAAAATGACAGCATAAGTTATGTGATTCAGATTGTTAAAGATCGTTATGTAAAGCACTGCTATTTTGGAAAGAAAATTAGAGATTTTAAAGGTAGTTGCAAAAATTGGATGTATGATAGAGGTTTCTGTTCAAATCCAGATGAAAATGATAGAACTTTCTCTCTAGATACAATGTTACGAGAATTTCCTGATATCAACCAAGGAGATTACAGACATTCAGCTTATCAAATTGAATCAGAAGATGGAGATTCTGTTACAAGATTCTATTATAAAAGTTATAACATCTATAAAGGCAAAAAAGCTATCGCTGGACTTCCATCAGTTTATGTTGAATCGGAAGATGAAGCCATGACTTTAGAACTGACCTTATTTGACACTGTTCGATTATTAGAAATAAATCTGTTTTATACAATTTATAGAGATTACTCAGTCATTACAAGAAGTTCAGAATTAGTCAATAAAAGCGATGAGAGTATCAAATTAAAACGTTTAATGAGTTTTAATTTAGATATGCAGGACAATCGCTGGGATGTGATGACATTAAGTGGATCACATACAAATGAAAAAAATATTTATCGCCGAAAACTAGGTTCAGATACCTTATTAGTAGAGAGCAGTAGGGGGACAAGTAGTCCACAATCCACACCGTTTATCGCACTAGTTCGGCCAGAAACAACGGAAAAATCTGGAGAAGTTATTGCCTCTAATTTAATATATAGTGGAAATTTCGCTGGCTTTGTTCAAAAATCACAATATGGAACTGTCAGAGTGCAGATGGGAATTAACCCAGAAACATTTTGTTGGCATTTGAATCCTTCGAAAACTTTTGCTAGTCCTGAATCAGTATTAGTTTATTCGG
Coding sequences within:
- a CDS encoding glycoside hydrolase family 13 protein: MKKWWMNSVVYQIYPKSFKDSNGDGIGDIKGIQEKLPYLEKLGIDVLWISPMYPSPGVDNGYDVSDYYGIDPMYGTMEDMKNLIRECENHNIKIIIDLVVNHTSDEHEWFIEAKTSKNSTYRDYYIWRKGVGNQPPNDLESNFGGSAWEYSEETEEYYLHFYSKKQPDLNWENPNMRNEIWKMMNFWIDLGIGGFRMDVIDLIGKQPDQKIKENGPKLHDYLQEMNAKTFGNSDLLTVGECWGATPEIATLYSAPERKELSMIFQFEQINLDKIAGKQRWDLKPLYLPDLKRVFSKWQTEMEGKGWNSLFWSNHDLPRIVSRWGNAGKYRIESAKMLATLLHGMKGTPYIFQGEELGMTNADFNSIADFKDIESRHMAKLRLEKGEPKEIVLAALKKKARDNARTPMQWDDSYAAGFTSGTPWLPVNKNYITINAKQSLDDKQSIFYYYQSLIKLRKTEETLVHGIYELLLPNDENIYAYTRSLGTEKLLIICNFYETEQSFSYNASAEIILSNYNKNGIINLKQLVLAPYESFILRLPNN
- a CDS encoding IS110 family RNA-guided transposase, producing the protein MLYVGIDIAKNKHDLACIDETGEIVITNFRFTNSYQGFKDLRLKLEQLSSITQDVQIALESTGHYNYNIVAFLRELGYNVFAYNPFIIKQFANSQSLRKTKTDSKDALLIARKLRSDVTPEYYQTDKVDKVMDELKELTRYQNRLIQSRSRCKNLYIRLLDIIFPELHRVVSNLHGHFVYELLTKYPSAQKIARAIFSSLLKIKRLTADKAHQIQETAKQTIGNASPALSLELVQLIESIKHYDKQINQTQEEINLLMNNLNSPITSITGIGSRLGAIILAEIKTIHNFKNPNQLQAFAGLDPAIYQSGQMDNAGHMVKRGSSYLRYALIQAAKLISIYSPHFKAYLRLKISQGKHYNVAVTHVAKKLTRIIYHLLKTNQTFDEAKLR